CGCCGGCGCAGCCGGCACCGCCGCAGTGGCAGGCCTGGCCGGCATGGGCCTGCAGGCCAACGCCCAGCAAGCTCCGGCGCAGGCCGTGGCCGGCAAGGACTACATGGTCCTGAAAAAGCCCGCCAGCACGGATGCCCCCAAGGGCAAGGCCGAAGTCGCCGAATTCTTCGGCTACTGGTGCCCGCACTGCCACAGCTTCGAGCCCGAGTTCAACGCCTGGCTCAAGCAGGTGCCGCCGCAGGTGGTGGTGCGCCGCGTGCCCGTGGCCTTCCGTCCCGAAATGGCACCGCTGCAGCGCATGTTCTATGCGCTGGAAACGCTGGGCTATGTCGGCCTGATGCACGGCCGCGTGTTCGATGCCATCCACAAGCAGCGCATCAACCTGATGACGGACGCCAACATACTGGCCTGGGCGGCCCAGCAGCCCGAACTCAAGGGCCGCTTCGAACAGGCTTACAAATCCTTCGGCATGGACGCCAAGCTGCGCCGTGCCAACCAGCTGGCCATGGACTATGGCATCGAGGGCGTGCCCTCGCTGGGCGTGGCCGGCAAGTTCTACATCGATGGCGAAACCGCCAAGGGCCTGACCCGCGGCCTGCAGATCGCCACGACCCTGGCCCTCCAGGCGGCCAAGGGCTGACCGGCGCTGGCGGCCGCCCCGGCCGCCTCGCTACAATGGCTGCATCCCCTCTTGCCGGTGCCTGTGCACCGGCCCAACGACACTCCATGAAACAAGTCCTGCTTTCCAGCGTCGTCGCCCTGCTGTGCAGCACCATGCTGCTGCCCGCGCACGCCGAACTGGCCGACCGCAACAAGCCCATGAACGTGGAAGCGGACGCCATGCAGTACGACGACCTGAACAAGATCAGCACCTTCACCGGCCGCGTGGTGGCGACCAAGGGCACCATCATCCTGCGCGCCGGCAAAGTCGAGGTAAGACAGGATGCCCAGGGGAACCAGCATACGCTCGCCATCAGTGACGGGAAGCGACCCGTCTTCATGCGCCAGAAACGCGAAGGCCTGAACGAGTTCTTCGAGGGCGAAGGCGCACGTATCGAGCGTGATGAGCTGAGCCAGATCACCCGTCTTATCGGCAACGCCAAGCTGCGTCGCCTGGTCGGCAACACGCTGGCGGATGAAGTGGTGGGCGACACCATCGTCTACAACGAAGTGACCGAGACCTACAACGTGGTGGGCGGCCCGTCCACCGCGGCGGGCGGCGCGGCTGCCGGTGCCGTGCCGGCAGGCCGCGTGCGGGCCACCATCGTGCCAGTCGGCCCGGGTGGCAGCCGCGTCGTGCCCGGCGCCAAGCCGGCGGC
The DNA window shown above is from Brachymonas denitrificans and carries:
- the lptA gene encoding lipopolysaccharide transport periplasmic protein LptA, which codes for MKQVLLSSVVALLCSTMLLPAHAELADRNKPMNVEADAMQYDDLNKISTFTGRVVATKGTIILRAGKVEVRQDAQGNQHTLAISDGKRPVFMRQKREGLNEFFEGEGARIERDELSQITRLIGNAKLRRLVGNTLADEVVGDTIVYNEVTETYNVVGGPSTAAGGAAAGAVPAGRVRATIVPVGPGGSRVVPGAKPAATAPAAPRTGTTLRPSSAIGNRQ
- a CDS encoding thiol:disulfide interchange protein DsbA/DsbL, which encodes MKRREFAIAGAAGTAAVAGLAGMGLQANAQQAPAQAVAGKDYMVLKKPASTDAPKGKAEVAEFFGYWCPHCHSFEPEFNAWLKQVPPQVVVRRVPVAFRPEMAPLQRMFYALETLGYVGLMHGRVFDAIHKQRINLMTDANILAWAAQQPELKGRFEQAYKSFGMDAKLRRANQLAMDYGIEGVPSLGVAGKFYIDGETAKGLTRGLQIATTLALQAAKG